In a single window of the Salmo trutta chromosome 21, fSalTru1.1, whole genome shotgun sequence genome:
- the LOC115156813 gene encoding dentin sialophosphoprotein isoform X1 encodes MMRFLLDCLRTPRQRAPCSERDKDFVEQDECVARKTGEIRDLQDAVQQEGIELEEQRGDRRELAETLEKLEQHRMELEDQLKLTRLECVQESQQILSLQAEEVARETKVEEYERELARARRKLKQLKMEVRRAQGKVEEAGERTIPLEESISQSYEEILQEEQTLSILSGERTGDATLPDHQWVEPIDTSPSSLRTEDGTLDVPAVPARSWGRSQSLPVYAEILANLGCEARAKNGLADTQEEEEETTTPSTPKQKDKGEKEEKMEDEEKISQTRSTSSIAVEELDFYHPDPFIHCESEHYLFKDDDLFAKMDKSDDDPFKGTDPFAADILFPEGSEEPYPSTDPDTRLEPGSNNETDNSLSCAENKASTGTQCFESEFPDEDESSDIEISYSREDLDTVHTDAIELSFVDPQTLIMTERLGFKPIYAAQTSSLETELDDPDEPGVASGREPFSQASRANTWAAGPNFSTESDPNGYEFDINAVSPPSDIEEIDITLGSIPVDFDLVPPGYDSVEPSYPVGIQACDSEPAGTGGCDFPEPSPPVPTRPVRPPRRLKGGASADLVEEPDTPKAEGCDPGSSNRSADSELDSAIGMDPLTSSAEHNSKFSFGNNSFELNYEPNYEPSSQTSYNYGFKLSPEHHSEEILDPFDTELSDEEADNQASFDPYEFEPTAQSENQDVFDPYEFGHSSHATDRDTFDPYGFKLLSFETDNQAIVDLHSGDDTNLEDNNNTNKRDSFSFDFSNAVSMDPYSSEPSNTATMDLLGLELSRANSVAESDCNNPTASDPLGTVPTMAAGSNLLDLDLVFGSSSYSDNPEVATDLYPCEPRPGNTAGPDNFQFRVRDTAHSESVDTVSDWTTVKTNSRESLSFGPVNPRTHSLDK; translated from the exons ATGATGCGTTTTCTACTGGATTGCTTGCGGACGCCAAGGCAACGGGCACCGTGTAGTGAGAG GGACAAGGACTTTGTGGAACAGGACGAGTGTGTTGCTCGGAAGACTGGAGAAATCAGA GACCTGCAGGATGCCGTGCAGCAGGAGGGCATTGAGCTGGAGGAGCAGCGGGGAGACCGCCGGGAGCTGGCGGAGACCCTGGAGAAGCTGGAGCAGCACAGGATGGAGCTGGAGGACCAGCTCAAACTGACCAGGCTGGAGTGCGTCCAAGAGAGCCagcag ATTCTTTCCCTGCAGGCGGAGGAGGTGGCCAGGGAGACAAAGGTGGAGGAGTATGAGCGGGAGCTGGCCCGGGCCAGGAGGAAactcaaacagctgaaaatggaGGTCAGACGGGCCCAGGGGAAGGTGGAGGAGGCGGGCGAACGCACCATCCCTCTGGAGGAGTCCATCAGCCAATCATACGAGGAGATTTTACAG GAGGAGCAGACGCTCAGTATACTGAGTGGGGAGCGGACGGGAGATGCAACACTGCCAGACCACCAGTGGGTGGAGCCAATCGACACATCCCCCAGCAGCCTCAGGACAGAGGACGGCACTCTTGACGTCCCCGCTGTACCAGCCAGGTCATGGGGCAGGAGCCAATCACTGCCTGTCTACGCTGAAATCCTG GCAAACCTTGGGTGTGAGGCTCGCGCTAAGAACGGATTGGCTGATAcacaagaagaggaagaggagacaaCTACACCAAGCACACCAAAG CAGAAGGATAAGGgagaaaaggaagagaaaatggAGGACGAAGAAAAGATTTCCCAAACACGATCCACCAGTAGCATAGCCGTCGAAGAGCTCGACTTCTACCACCCTGACCCCTTCATTCACTGTGAATCTGAAC ATTACCTTTTCAAAGATGATGACCTCTTTGCCAAAATGGATAAATCTG ATGATGACCCGTTCAAAGGCACGGACCCCTTCGCTGCAGACATCCTCTTTCCAGAGGGGTCAGAGGAGCCCTATCCCTCCACTGATCCAGACACCCGCCTGGAACCTGGATCTAACAACGAGACAGACAACAGCCTTTCCTGCGCTGAGAACAAAGCCTCCACCGGCACTCAGTGCTTCGAGTCCGAGTTCCCCGACGAGGACGAATCCAGCGACATAGAAATCAGTTACAGCAGGGAGGATCTGGACACTGTTCACACGGACGCTATTGAACTCTCCTTCGTTGATCCCCAAACCTTGATCATGACCGAACGCTTGGGTTTCAAGCCCATCTATGCAGCTCAAACTTCTTCCTTGGAAACTGAATTAGATGACCCAGATGAACCCGGCGTAGCTTCTGGGCGCGAACCCTTCAGTCAAGCATCCAGGGCCAACACCTGGGCTGCTGGACCCAACTTCTCCACCGAATCCGACCCCAATGGATACGAGTTTGACATCAACGCAGTATCCCCTCCTTCCGACATAGAAGAGATTGACATCACTCTTGGATCTATACCAGTTGACTTTGACCTGGTGCCACCTGGGTACGACTCCGTGGAACCCAGCTACCCTGTTGGGATTCAGGCTTGTGACTCAGAACCTGCCGGAACAGGTGGATGCGACTTTCCTGAACCCAGCCCTCCTGTACCAACCCGCCCGGTCCGTCCACCTAGACGCCTCAAAGGGGGAGCGTCGGCTGACCTTGTAGAAGAGCCAGACACTCCCAAAGCTGAAGGCTGTGATCCAGGTTCTTCCAACCGCTCTGCTGATTCAGAGCTGGACAGTGCTATCGGGATGGACCCTCTTACCAGCTCAGCTGAACACAACAGTAAATTCAGCTTTGGCAACAACAGTTTTGAGCTGAACTACGAGCCCAACTACGAGCCCAGTAGTCAAACTTCGTACAACTATGGATTTAAACTCAGCCCCGAACACCACAGCGAAGAGATCCTAGATCCTTTTGACACTGAACTCAGCGATGAAGAAGCTGACAACCAAGCCTCATTTGATCCTTACGAATTTGAGCCTACTGCTCAATCTGAGAACCAAGACGTGTTCGACCCTTACGAGTTTGGACATTCATCTCATGCCACCGACCGAGACACATTTGACCCCTATGGTTTCAAACTCTTAAGTTTTGAGACTGACAACCAAGCTATCGTCGACTTACACAGCGGCGATGATACAAACCTTGAAgacaacaataacacaaacaaAAGGGACTCCTTTAGCTTCGATTTCAGTAACGCAGTTTCAATGGACCCCTATAGTTCAGAACCCAGTAATACTGCAACAATGGATCTCCTTGGTCTGGAACTCAGCAGAGCCAACAGTGTTGCTGAGTCAGACTGTAACAATCCTACAGCGTCTGACCCATTAGGAACAGTACCAACTATGGCAGCTGGAAGCAACCTACTGGACCTGGACCTTGTGTTTGGAAGCAGTAGTTATAGTGATAACCCTGAAGTCGCCACTGACCTCTACCCCTGTGAGCCTAGACCGGGAAACACCGCTGGTCCAGACAACTTTCAATTCAGAGTGAGAGACACCGCCCACTCCGAGTCTGTAGACACCGTTTCTGACTGGACGACTGTTAAG ACCAACTCCAGGGAATCCTTGTCCTTTGGCCCAGTCAACCCCCGCACACACAGCCTGGACAAATGA
- the LOC115156813 gene encoding dentin sialophosphoprotein isoform X2, protein MMRFLLDCLRTPRQRAPCSERDKDFVEQDECVARKTGEIRDLQDAVQQEGIELEEQRGDRRELAETLEKLEQHRMELEDQLKLTRLECVQESQQILSLQAEEVARETKVEEYERELARARRKLKQLKMEVRRAQGKVEEAGERTIPLEESISQSYEEILQEEQTLSILSGERTGDATLPDHQWVEPIDTSPSSLRTEDGTLDVPAVPARSWGRSQSLPVYAEILANLGCEARAKNGLADTQEEEEETTTPSTPKKDKGEKEEKMEDEEKISQTRSTSSIAVEELDFYHPDPFIHCESEHYLFKDDDLFAKMDKSDDDPFKGTDPFAADILFPEGSEEPYPSTDPDTRLEPGSNNETDNSLSCAENKASTGTQCFESEFPDEDESSDIEISYSREDLDTVHTDAIELSFVDPQTLIMTERLGFKPIYAAQTSSLETELDDPDEPGVASGREPFSQASRANTWAAGPNFSTESDPNGYEFDINAVSPPSDIEEIDITLGSIPVDFDLVPPGYDSVEPSYPVGIQACDSEPAGTGGCDFPEPSPPVPTRPVRPPRRLKGGASADLVEEPDTPKAEGCDPGSSNRSADSELDSAIGMDPLTSSAEHNSKFSFGNNSFELNYEPNYEPSSQTSYNYGFKLSPEHHSEEILDPFDTELSDEEADNQASFDPYEFEPTAQSENQDVFDPYEFGHSSHATDRDTFDPYGFKLLSFETDNQAIVDLHSGDDTNLEDNNNTNKRDSFSFDFSNAVSMDPYSSEPSNTATMDLLGLELSRANSVAESDCNNPTASDPLGTVPTMAAGSNLLDLDLVFGSSSYSDNPEVATDLYPCEPRPGNTAGPDNFQFRVRDTAHSESVDTVSDWTTVKTNSRESLSFGPVNPRTHSLDK, encoded by the exons ATGATGCGTTTTCTACTGGATTGCTTGCGGACGCCAAGGCAACGGGCACCGTGTAGTGAGAG GGACAAGGACTTTGTGGAACAGGACGAGTGTGTTGCTCGGAAGACTGGAGAAATCAGA GACCTGCAGGATGCCGTGCAGCAGGAGGGCATTGAGCTGGAGGAGCAGCGGGGAGACCGCCGGGAGCTGGCGGAGACCCTGGAGAAGCTGGAGCAGCACAGGATGGAGCTGGAGGACCAGCTCAAACTGACCAGGCTGGAGTGCGTCCAAGAGAGCCagcag ATTCTTTCCCTGCAGGCGGAGGAGGTGGCCAGGGAGACAAAGGTGGAGGAGTATGAGCGGGAGCTGGCCCGGGCCAGGAGGAAactcaaacagctgaaaatggaGGTCAGACGGGCCCAGGGGAAGGTGGAGGAGGCGGGCGAACGCACCATCCCTCTGGAGGAGTCCATCAGCCAATCATACGAGGAGATTTTACAG GAGGAGCAGACGCTCAGTATACTGAGTGGGGAGCGGACGGGAGATGCAACACTGCCAGACCACCAGTGGGTGGAGCCAATCGACACATCCCCCAGCAGCCTCAGGACAGAGGACGGCACTCTTGACGTCCCCGCTGTACCAGCCAGGTCATGGGGCAGGAGCCAATCACTGCCTGTCTACGCTGAAATCCTG GCAAACCTTGGGTGTGAGGCTCGCGCTAAGAACGGATTGGCTGATAcacaagaagaggaagaggagacaaCTACACCAAGCACACCAAAG AAGGATAAGGgagaaaaggaagagaaaatggAGGACGAAGAAAAGATTTCCCAAACACGATCCACCAGTAGCATAGCCGTCGAAGAGCTCGACTTCTACCACCCTGACCCCTTCATTCACTGTGAATCTGAAC ATTACCTTTTCAAAGATGATGACCTCTTTGCCAAAATGGATAAATCTG ATGATGACCCGTTCAAAGGCACGGACCCCTTCGCTGCAGACATCCTCTTTCCAGAGGGGTCAGAGGAGCCCTATCCCTCCACTGATCCAGACACCCGCCTGGAACCTGGATCTAACAACGAGACAGACAACAGCCTTTCCTGCGCTGAGAACAAAGCCTCCACCGGCACTCAGTGCTTCGAGTCCGAGTTCCCCGACGAGGACGAATCCAGCGACATAGAAATCAGTTACAGCAGGGAGGATCTGGACACTGTTCACACGGACGCTATTGAACTCTCCTTCGTTGATCCCCAAACCTTGATCATGACCGAACGCTTGGGTTTCAAGCCCATCTATGCAGCTCAAACTTCTTCCTTGGAAACTGAATTAGATGACCCAGATGAACCCGGCGTAGCTTCTGGGCGCGAACCCTTCAGTCAAGCATCCAGGGCCAACACCTGGGCTGCTGGACCCAACTTCTCCACCGAATCCGACCCCAATGGATACGAGTTTGACATCAACGCAGTATCCCCTCCTTCCGACATAGAAGAGATTGACATCACTCTTGGATCTATACCAGTTGACTTTGACCTGGTGCCACCTGGGTACGACTCCGTGGAACCCAGCTACCCTGTTGGGATTCAGGCTTGTGACTCAGAACCTGCCGGAACAGGTGGATGCGACTTTCCTGAACCCAGCCCTCCTGTACCAACCCGCCCGGTCCGTCCACCTAGACGCCTCAAAGGGGGAGCGTCGGCTGACCTTGTAGAAGAGCCAGACACTCCCAAAGCTGAAGGCTGTGATCCAGGTTCTTCCAACCGCTCTGCTGATTCAGAGCTGGACAGTGCTATCGGGATGGACCCTCTTACCAGCTCAGCTGAACACAACAGTAAATTCAGCTTTGGCAACAACAGTTTTGAGCTGAACTACGAGCCCAACTACGAGCCCAGTAGTCAAACTTCGTACAACTATGGATTTAAACTCAGCCCCGAACACCACAGCGAAGAGATCCTAGATCCTTTTGACACTGAACTCAGCGATGAAGAAGCTGACAACCAAGCCTCATTTGATCCTTACGAATTTGAGCCTACTGCTCAATCTGAGAACCAAGACGTGTTCGACCCTTACGAGTTTGGACATTCATCTCATGCCACCGACCGAGACACATTTGACCCCTATGGTTTCAAACTCTTAAGTTTTGAGACTGACAACCAAGCTATCGTCGACTTACACAGCGGCGATGATACAAACCTTGAAgacaacaataacacaaacaaAAGGGACTCCTTTAGCTTCGATTTCAGTAACGCAGTTTCAATGGACCCCTATAGTTCAGAACCCAGTAATACTGCAACAATGGATCTCCTTGGTCTGGAACTCAGCAGAGCCAACAGTGTTGCTGAGTCAGACTGTAACAATCCTACAGCGTCTGACCCATTAGGAACAGTACCAACTATGGCAGCTGGAAGCAACCTACTGGACCTGGACCTTGTGTTTGGAAGCAGTAGTTATAGTGATAACCCTGAAGTCGCCACTGACCTCTACCCCTGTGAGCCTAGACCGGGAAACACCGCTGGTCCAGACAACTTTCAATTCAGAGTGAGAGACACCGCCCACTCCGAGTCTGTAGACACCGTTTCTGACTGGACGACTGTTAAG ACCAACTCCAGGGAATCCTTGTCCTTTGGCCCAGTCAACCCCCGCACACACAGCCTGGACAAATGA
- the LOC115156813 gene encoding dentin sialophosphoprotein isoform X3, with product MEVRRAQGKVEEAGERTIPLEESISQSYEEILQEEQTLSILSGERTGDATLPDHQWVEPIDTSPSSLRTEDGTLDVPAVPARSWGRSQSLPVYAEILANLGCEARAKNGLADTQEEEEETTTPSTPKQKDKGEKEEKMEDEEKISQTRSTSSIAVEELDFYHPDPFIHCESEHYLFKDDDLFAKMDKSDDDPFKGTDPFAADILFPEGSEEPYPSTDPDTRLEPGSNNETDNSLSCAENKASTGTQCFESEFPDEDESSDIEISYSREDLDTVHTDAIELSFVDPQTLIMTERLGFKPIYAAQTSSLETELDDPDEPGVASGREPFSQASRANTWAAGPNFSTESDPNGYEFDINAVSPPSDIEEIDITLGSIPVDFDLVPPGYDSVEPSYPVGIQACDSEPAGTGGCDFPEPSPPVPTRPVRPPRRLKGGASADLVEEPDTPKAEGCDPGSSNRSADSELDSAIGMDPLTSSAEHNSKFSFGNNSFELNYEPNYEPSSQTSYNYGFKLSPEHHSEEILDPFDTELSDEEADNQASFDPYEFEPTAQSENQDVFDPYEFGHSSHATDRDTFDPYGFKLLSFETDNQAIVDLHSGDDTNLEDNNNTNKRDSFSFDFSNAVSMDPYSSEPSNTATMDLLGLELSRANSVAESDCNNPTASDPLGTVPTMAAGSNLLDLDLVFGSSSYSDNPEVATDLYPCEPRPGNTAGPDNFQFRVRDTAHSESVDTVSDWTTVKTNSRESLSFGPVNPRTHSLDK from the exons atggaGGTCAGACGGGCCCAGGGGAAGGTGGAGGAGGCGGGCGAACGCACCATCCCTCTGGAGGAGTCCATCAGCCAATCATACGAGGAGATTTTACAG GAGGAGCAGACGCTCAGTATACTGAGTGGGGAGCGGACGGGAGATGCAACACTGCCAGACCACCAGTGGGTGGAGCCAATCGACACATCCCCCAGCAGCCTCAGGACAGAGGACGGCACTCTTGACGTCCCCGCTGTACCAGCCAGGTCATGGGGCAGGAGCCAATCACTGCCTGTCTACGCTGAAATCCTG GCAAACCTTGGGTGTGAGGCTCGCGCTAAGAACGGATTGGCTGATAcacaagaagaggaagaggagacaaCTACACCAAGCACACCAAAG CAGAAGGATAAGGgagaaaaggaagagaaaatggAGGACGAAGAAAAGATTTCCCAAACACGATCCACCAGTAGCATAGCCGTCGAAGAGCTCGACTTCTACCACCCTGACCCCTTCATTCACTGTGAATCTGAAC ATTACCTTTTCAAAGATGATGACCTCTTTGCCAAAATGGATAAATCTG ATGATGACCCGTTCAAAGGCACGGACCCCTTCGCTGCAGACATCCTCTTTCCAGAGGGGTCAGAGGAGCCCTATCCCTCCACTGATCCAGACACCCGCCTGGAACCTGGATCTAACAACGAGACAGACAACAGCCTTTCCTGCGCTGAGAACAAAGCCTCCACCGGCACTCAGTGCTTCGAGTCCGAGTTCCCCGACGAGGACGAATCCAGCGACATAGAAATCAGTTACAGCAGGGAGGATCTGGACACTGTTCACACGGACGCTATTGAACTCTCCTTCGTTGATCCCCAAACCTTGATCATGACCGAACGCTTGGGTTTCAAGCCCATCTATGCAGCTCAAACTTCTTCCTTGGAAACTGAATTAGATGACCCAGATGAACCCGGCGTAGCTTCTGGGCGCGAACCCTTCAGTCAAGCATCCAGGGCCAACACCTGGGCTGCTGGACCCAACTTCTCCACCGAATCCGACCCCAATGGATACGAGTTTGACATCAACGCAGTATCCCCTCCTTCCGACATAGAAGAGATTGACATCACTCTTGGATCTATACCAGTTGACTTTGACCTGGTGCCACCTGGGTACGACTCCGTGGAACCCAGCTACCCTGTTGGGATTCAGGCTTGTGACTCAGAACCTGCCGGAACAGGTGGATGCGACTTTCCTGAACCCAGCCCTCCTGTACCAACCCGCCCGGTCCGTCCACCTAGACGCCTCAAAGGGGGAGCGTCGGCTGACCTTGTAGAAGAGCCAGACACTCCCAAAGCTGAAGGCTGTGATCCAGGTTCTTCCAACCGCTCTGCTGATTCAGAGCTGGACAGTGCTATCGGGATGGACCCTCTTACCAGCTCAGCTGAACACAACAGTAAATTCAGCTTTGGCAACAACAGTTTTGAGCTGAACTACGAGCCCAACTACGAGCCCAGTAGTCAAACTTCGTACAACTATGGATTTAAACTCAGCCCCGAACACCACAGCGAAGAGATCCTAGATCCTTTTGACACTGAACTCAGCGATGAAGAAGCTGACAACCAAGCCTCATTTGATCCTTACGAATTTGAGCCTACTGCTCAATCTGAGAACCAAGACGTGTTCGACCCTTACGAGTTTGGACATTCATCTCATGCCACCGACCGAGACACATTTGACCCCTATGGTTTCAAACTCTTAAGTTTTGAGACTGACAACCAAGCTATCGTCGACTTACACAGCGGCGATGATACAAACCTTGAAgacaacaataacacaaacaaAAGGGACTCCTTTAGCTTCGATTTCAGTAACGCAGTTTCAATGGACCCCTATAGTTCAGAACCCAGTAATACTGCAACAATGGATCTCCTTGGTCTGGAACTCAGCAGAGCCAACAGTGTTGCTGAGTCAGACTGTAACAATCCTACAGCGTCTGACCCATTAGGAACAGTACCAACTATGGCAGCTGGAAGCAACCTACTGGACCTGGACCTTGTGTTTGGAAGCAGTAGTTATAGTGATAACCCTGAAGTCGCCACTGACCTCTACCCCTGTGAGCCTAGACCGGGAAACACCGCTGGTCCAGACAACTTTCAATTCAGAGTGAGAGACACCGCCCACTCCGAGTCTGTAGACACCGTTTCTGACTGGACGACTGTTAAG ACCAACTCCAGGGAATCCTTGTCCTTTGGCCCAGTCAACCCCCGCACACACAGCCTGGACAAATGA
- the LOC115156813 gene encoding dentin sialophosphoprotein isoform X4, translating into MASDISCHCVSCYSPHVATGTLEEEQTLSILSGERTGDATLPDHQWVEPIDTSPSSLRTEDGTLDVPAVPARSWGRSQSLPVYAEILANLGCEARAKNGLADTQEEEEETTTPSTPKQKDKGEKEEKMEDEEKISQTRSTSSIAVEELDFYHPDPFIHCESEHYLFKDDDLFAKMDKSDDDPFKGTDPFAADILFPEGSEEPYPSTDPDTRLEPGSNNETDNSLSCAENKASTGTQCFESEFPDEDESSDIEISYSREDLDTVHTDAIELSFVDPQTLIMTERLGFKPIYAAQTSSLETELDDPDEPGVASGREPFSQASRANTWAAGPNFSTESDPNGYEFDINAVSPPSDIEEIDITLGSIPVDFDLVPPGYDSVEPSYPVGIQACDSEPAGTGGCDFPEPSPPVPTRPVRPPRRLKGGASADLVEEPDTPKAEGCDPGSSNRSADSELDSAIGMDPLTSSAEHNSKFSFGNNSFELNYEPNYEPSSQTSYNYGFKLSPEHHSEEILDPFDTELSDEEADNQASFDPYEFEPTAQSENQDVFDPYEFGHSSHATDRDTFDPYGFKLLSFETDNQAIVDLHSGDDTNLEDNNNTNKRDSFSFDFSNAVSMDPYSSEPSNTATMDLLGLELSRANSVAESDCNNPTASDPLGTVPTMAAGSNLLDLDLVFGSSSYSDNPEVATDLYPCEPRPGNTAGPDNFQFRVRDTAHSESVDTVSDWTTVKTNSRESLSFGPVNPRTHSLDK; encoded by the exons ATGGCCTCTGATATTTCCTGCCACTGTGTCTCCTGCTATTCTCCTCATGTGGCAACTGGAACCCTTGAA GAGGAGCAGACGCTCAGTATACTGAGTGGGGAGCGGACGGGAGATGCAACACTGCCAGACCACCAGTGGGTGGAGCCAATCGACACATCCCCCAGCAGCCTCAGGACAGAGGACGGCACTCTTGACGTCCCCGCTGTACCAGCCAGGTCATGGGGCAGGAGCCAATCACTGCCTGTCTACGCTGAAATCCTG GCAAACCTTGGGTGTGAGGCTCGCGCTAAGAACGGATTGGCTGATAcacaagaagaggaagaggagacaaCTACACCAAGCACACCAAAG CAGAAGGATAAGGgagaaaaggaagagaaaatggAGGACGAAGAAAAGATTTCCCAAACACGATCCACCAGTAGCATAGCCGTCGAAGAGCTCGACTTCTACCACCCTGACCCCTTCATTCACTGTGAATCTGAAC ATTACCTTTTCAAAGATGATGACCTCTTTGCCAAAATGGATAAATCTG ATGATGACCCGTTCAAAGGCACGGACCCCTTCGCTGCAGACATCCTCTTTCCAGAGGGGTCAGAGGAGCCCTATCCCTCCACTGATCCAGACACCCGCCTGGAACCTGGATCTAACAACGAGACAGACAACAGCCTTTCCTGCGCTGAGAACAAAGCCTCCACCGGCACTCAGTGCTTCGAGTCCGAGTTCCCCGACGAGGACGAATCCAGCGACATAGAAATCAGTTACAGCAGGGAGGATCTGGACACTGTTCACACGGACGCTATTGAACTCTCCTTCGTTGATCCCCAAACCTTGATCATGACCGAACGCTTGGGTTTCAAGCCCATCTATGCAGCTCAAACTTCTTCCTTGGAAACTGAATTAGATGACCCAGATGAACCCGGCGTAGCTTCTGGGCGCGAACCCTTCAGTCAAGCATCCAGGGCCAACACCTGGGCTGCTGGACCCAACTTCTCCACCGAATCCGACCCCAATGGATACGAGTTTGACATCAACGCAGTATCCCCTCCTTCCGACATAGAAGAGATTGACATCACTCTTGGATCTATACCAGTTGACTTTGACCTGGTGCCACCTGGGTACGACTCCGTGGAACCCAGCTACCCTGTTGGGATTCAGGCTTGTGACTCAGAACCTGCCGGAACAGGTGGATGCGACTTTCCTGAACCCAGCCCTCCTGTACCAACCCGCCCGGTCCGTCCACCTAGACGCCTCAAAGGGGGAGCGTCGGCTGACCTTGTAGAAGAGCCAGACACTCCCAAAGCTGAAGGCTGTGATCCAGGTTCTTCCAACCGCTCTGCTGATTCAGAGCTGGACAGTGCTATCGGGATGGACCCTCTTACCAGCTCAGCTGAACACAACAGTAAATTCAGCTTTGGCAACAACAGTTTTGAGCTGAACTACGAGCCCAACTACGAGCCCAGTAGTCAAACTTCGTACAACTATGGATTTAAACTCAGCCCCGAACACCACAGCGAAGAGATCCTAGATCCTTTTGACACTGAACTCAGCGATGAAGAAGCTGACAACCAAGCCTCATTTGATCCTTACGAATTTGAGCCTACTGCTCAATCTGAGAACCAAGACGTGTTCGACCCTTACGAGTTTGGACATTCATCTCATGCCACCGACCGAGACACATTTGACCCCTATGGTTTCAAACTCTTAAGTTTTGAGACTGACAACCAAGCTATCGTCGACTTACACAGCGGCGATGATACAAACCTTGAAgacaacaataacacaaacaaAAGGGACTCCTTTAGCTTCGATTTCAGTAACGCAGTTTCAATGGACCCCTATAGTTCAGAACCCAGTAATACTGCAACAATGGATCTCCTTGGTCTGGAACTCAGCAGAGCCAACAGTGTTGCTGAGTCAGACTGTAACAATCCTACAGCGTCTGACCCATTAGGAACAGTACCAACTATGGCAGCTGGAAGCAACCTACTGGACCTGGACCTTGTGTTTGGAAGCAGTAGTTATAGTGATAACCCTGAAGTCGCCACTGACCTCTACCCCTGTGAGCCTAGACCGGGAAACACCGCTGGTCCAGACAACTTTCAATTCAGAGTGAGAGACACCGCCCACTCCGAGTCTGTAGACACCGTTTCTGACTGGACGACTGTTAAG ACCAACTCCAGGGAATCCTTGTCCTTTGGCCCAGTCAACCCCCGCACACACAGCCTGGACAAATGA